The following proteins come from a genomic window of Lachnoclostridium phytofermentans ISDg:
- a CDS encoding dipicolinate synthase subunit B: protein MKLSGKNVGVALTGSFCTFAKTIQEIQNIVNEQANVIPIFSFNAQTIDSRFGKAADFMEQITKITGNKPVLTIAGAEPLGPKGMIDIMIIAPCTGNTLAKFCNGITDTPVLMAAKGHLRNQKPLVISLATNDALGINFKNVGYMLNCKNVYFVPFGQDDFNKKPNSMISNTSLIIPTLELAMEGKQIQPIIESPEG, encoded by the coding sequence ATGAAATTATCAGGTAAGAATGTTGGTGTAGCACTAACTGGCTCATTTTGTACCTTTGCAAAAACAATACAAGAAATTCAAAATATAGTGAATGAACAAGCAAATGTAATACCTATCTTTTCTTTTAATGCTCAAACCATCGACAGCCGTTTTGGTAAAGCAGCTGATTTTATGGAGCAAATTACAAAAATCACTGGAAATAAACCAGTCTTAACAATCGCCGGAGCAGAGCCACTAGGTCCTAAGGGAATGATTGATATCATGATTATTGCTCCATGTACTGGTAACACCCTCGCTAAATTTTGCAATGGCATCACCGATACTCCAGTCCTAATGGCTGCGAAAGGTCATTTGCGGAATCAAAAACCACTCGTTATTTCCTTAGCTACCAATGATGCACTCGGCATTAACTTTAAAAATGTAGGCTACATGTTAAACTGTAAAAATGTATACTTTGTACCATTTGGTCAGGATGATTTTAATAAAAAGCCGAACTCTATGATTTCTAATACCTCACTCATCATTCCGACTCTTGAGTTAGCGATGGAAGGGAAACAAATTCAGCCTATTATTGAGAGTCCAGAAGGTTAA
- the dpsA gene encoding dipicolinate synthase subunit DpsA — MSQLSKIVFLGGDLRQYYMIKQLMEAGFPVAVYGLDRGEFGDTIYEATTLKEALSFGNIVICPIPVSKNQVDIVSKQTIPDLNLDKLKENLTEGHTLFGGCFNKSMSEFCDKKNIRLYDFMEIESVSIANAIATAEGTIAEAIQRSPVNLHKNECLVLGFGRCAKILADKLKGMGAKVSVGARKEEALAYIDAYGYENIPISELSKHLHRFPFIFNTIPAMVLDSALISYVRKDAVIIDISSKPGGVNFDYCNQLGINASLCLGLPGIYAPKASATILVTALFNCISGSASSKD; from the coding sequence ATGTCACAGCTAAGTAAAATTGTCTTTCTTGGCGGAGATTTAAGACAGTATTATATGATAAAACAACTTATGGAAGCTGGTTTTCCTGTGGCGGTCTATGGTCTGGACCGTGGAGAATTTGGCGACACCATATATGAAGCGACCACACTAAAAGAAGCATTATCTTTTGGGAATATTGTGATATGTCCTATTCCAGTCTCCAAAAATCAGGTAGATATCGTCTCAAAACAAACTATACCTGATTTAAATCTTGATAAGCTTAAGGAGAATTTAACGGAGGGTCATACTCTCTTCGGAGGTTGTTTTAATAAATCCATGTCAGAATTTTGTGATAAAAAAAATATTCGCCTCTATGACTTTATGGAAATTGAATCTGTAAGCATTGCGAATGCCATCGCAACTGCAGAGGGGACGATAGCAGAAGCTATTCAGCGTAGTCCTGTCAACCTACACAAAAACGAGTGCCTTGTCCTAGGCTTTGGTCGTTGTGCTAAAATTCTAGCAGACAAATTAAAAGGTATGGGCGCAAAAGTTAGTGTTGGCGCACGCAAGGAAGAAGCATTAGCTTATATAGATGCTTATGGTTATGAAAATATTCCAATTTCAGAGCTTAGCAAACATCTGCATCGTTTTCCATTTATCTTTAATACCATTCCTGCTATGGTATTAGATTCTGCACTGATAAGCTATGTACGAAAAGATGCAGTGATTATCGATATATCGTCAAAACCTGGCGGCGTAAATTTCGACTATTGCAATCAATTAGGAATCAACGCCTCTCTATGCCTTGGGCTTCCTGGAATTTATGCTCCAAAAGCATCTGCTACGATCTTAGTGACAGCTTTATTTAATTGTATTAGCGGCAGTGCCTCCTCGAAAGATTAA
- a CDS encoding histidine phosphatase family protein produces MNIFLIRHGRQSSQLCNVDVDLAVEGREQAKLLGKRLSEYGIDCLYTSDLLRARETAEIAKIYLGNVDYRIRTELREIDFGRMTGNSDEYNNMAFADFKKKRMELSEDLPFPGGECGQDVVDRVRDVLEEMIHSGKQRIAVVTHGGVIRSIVTDILGMPQSKKLLFAVSLENTSITQLRFDRDYQRFYLERFNDFTHLEANNNLLRRNW; encoded by the coding sequence ATGAACATATTTTTGATAAGACATGGTAGACAAAGTAGTCAGCTATGTAACGTGGATGTAGATCTAGCGGTAGAAGGAAGAGAACAAGCAAAACTTCTGGGGAAGCGGCTTAGTGAATATGGGATTGATTGTCTTTACACCAGTGATTTGCTTCGGGCAAGGGAAACCGCAGAAATTGCAAAGATATATTTAGGTAATGTTGATTATCGTATTAGAACAGAGCTGCGGGAAATCGATTTTGGTCGTATGACTGGAAACAGTGATGAATATAACAATATGGCATTTGCTGATTTTAAAAAGAAACGGATGGAATTATCGGAGGATTTACCGTTCCCTGGTGGAGAATGTGGACAGGATGTAGTCGACCGTGTAAGAGATGTGCTAGAAGAGATGATACATTCTGGAAAACAAAGAATAGCGGTAGTAACTCATGGAGGAGTAATCCGCTCCATTGTTACAGACATCTTAGGTATGCCTCAATCAAAGAAGCTGCTATTTGCGGTATCGCTAGAGAATACCAGTATTACACAGCTTCGATTTGATCGGGATTATCAACGTTTTTATTTGGAACGATTTAATGATTTTACTCACCTAGAGGCAAATAATAATCTATTACGTAGAAATTGGTAG
- a CDS encoding Cof-type HAD-IIB family hydrolase, protein MIKIIASDMDGTLLLNGCQQVSDRAISIIKQLHDKDILFVAASGRQYPNLYRNFKDVAKHMAFICENGSLVMYQDKVLYKSVMEPKLAKELFQTIYEREGCEVLASGQNTSYLLPKTDSYVHRMKNIVKNNVVVINSFEEIPEDIIKISVYEVDGISHSASYFTSLFGNKLKATISGEQWLDFVNPFVNKGAALSHLLDYLSLSPDEAMAFGDNYNDLEMLSLVSYGYVMDNAVPDIKNRYSYKTSLVEDTLEKLL, encoded by the coding sequence ATGATAAAAATAATTGCTAGCGATATGGACGGGACACTACTACTAAACGGATGCCAGCAAGTTAGTGACCGTGCTATCTCTATTATAAAACAGCTACATGATAAAGATATTCTCTTTGTTGCAGCCAGTGGCCGTCAATATCCAAATCTATACCGTAATTTTAAAGATGTTGCCAAACATATGGCATTTATATGTGAAAATGGTTCCCTTGTCATGTATCAAGATAAGGTTTTGTATAAAAGTGTTATGGAGCCAAAATTGGCGAAAGAACTATTTCAAACTATATATGAACGAGAAGGTTGCGAAGTTCTTGCCTCCGGCCAAAATACTTCCTACTTACTCCCAAAAACTGATAGCTATGTTCATCGTATGAAAAATATCGTAAAGAACAACGTAGTAGTAATCAATAGTTTTGAAGAAATACCAGAAGATATCATAAAAATTTCAGTATATGAAGTAGATGGTATTTCTCATTCTGCTTCCTATTTTACCTCACTTTTTGGTAATAAGTTAAAAGCGACCATATCAGGTGAACAATGGCTAGACTTCGTTAACCCTTTCGTAAATAAAGGAGCGGCTCTAAGCCATTTATTAGATTATCTATCCCTTAGCCCAGATGAAGCAATGGCCTTCGGTGATAACTATAATGACCTAGAGATGCTCTCTTTAGTCTCCTATGGTTATGTAATGGATAATGCAGTACCTGATATCAAAAATCGATATTCTTATAAAACATCCTTAGTAGAAGATACCTTAGAGAAGTTATTATGA
- a CDS encoding MATE family efflux transporter, whose product MFTKKNLIKLLVPLVIEQLLAVTVGMADTIMIAKRGEEAVSGISAVDAICVLLIGLFSALATGGAVVAAQFIGQKNREKANEAANQLVLSVAFLSVILMVISLIGNEAILHLIYGKLSPLTMQNAKTYFYIVAVSFPFIAIYNAGAALFRAMGNSKISMMTSLWMNIINIVGNSILIFGFGMGVAGAAISTLLSRMIAAIIVIYRLRNQENAICIEYNFRLGYQPEMIRRILKIGIPNGLENSIFQFGKLLVGSLIATYGEVGMTANAIGNSVASFNCIPGSAIGLAMITVVGQCVGAGKLDEAKKYTWKLLKYASISMLVLNIIVLLSINPIVNLFEAQAATKELATKLLIYHCICCIIIWPSAFTLPNALRAANDVKYTMFTSISSMWIFRVGFSFVLAQTFGLGVFGVWVAMTIDWVFRAILFLSRMISGGWKKHARMEHAR is encoded by the coding sequence ATGTTTACTAAAAAAAATCTTATCAAGTTATTGGTTCCACTTGTTATTGAACAGCTGCTTGCAGTAACGGTTGGTATGGCAGATACCATAATGATTGCAAAAAGGGGAGAGGAGGCTGTTTCAGGAATCTCTGCGGTGGATGCAATCTGTGTGCTTTTAATAGGACTGTTCTCAGCCTTAGCAACGGGTGGTGCTGTCGTGGCGGCACAGTTTATTGGGCAAAAAAACAGAGAGAAAGCCAATGAGGCTGCTAACCAGTTAGTGCTATCTGTAGCATTTTTATCGGTTATTTTAATGGTTATTTCTTTGATTGGAAATGAAGCAATTTTACATCTGATTTATGGTAAATTAAGTCCACTGACGATGCAAAATGCGAAAACATATTTTTATATTGTAGCAGTATCATTCCCATTTATTGCGATATATAATGCAGGAGCTGCATTGTTTCGTGCAATGGGGAATTCTAAGATATCTATGATGACATCCCTTTGGATGAATATCATTAATATAGTAGGAAATTCTATCCTCATCTTTGGATTTGGTATGGGAGTAGCAGGAGCAGCTATCTCAACCTTATTATCACGTATGATTGCTGCTATTATAGTTATTTATCGTTTACGGAATCAAGAAAATGCCATATGTATCGAATATAATTTTCGCTTAGGCTACCAACCGGAGATGATTCGGCGAATCCTAAAAATTGGTATTCCAAATGGTTTAGAGAACAGTATTTTTCAGTTTGGTAAGCTTTTGGTAGGCAGTTTGATTGCCACGTATGGTGAGGTTGGAATGACAGCGAATGCTATTGGTAACTCTGTAGCATCGTTTAATTGCATCCCAGGTAGTGCGATTGGATTAGCAATGATTACTGTAGTTGGCCAATGTGTAGGAGCAGGAAAGCTTGATGAAGCAAAGAAGTACACATGGAAGCTTTTAAAATATGCAAGTATTTCAATGTTAGTGCTCAATATCATCGTATTGTTAAGTATCAACCCAATTGTAAATTTATTTGAGGCTCAAGCAGCTACAAAAGAGCTTGCAACGAAGTTACTTATTTATCATTGTATCTGTTGTATTATCATTTGGCCTTCTGCATTTACTCTTCCTAATGCATTAAGAGCTGCAAATGATGTGAAGTATACGATGTTTACTTCCATTTCGTCGATGTGGATTTTCCGCGTTGGTTTTAGTTTTGTATTAGCTCAAACTTTTGGTCTTGGTGTGTTCGGTGTTTGGGTAGCGATGACGATCGACTGGGTATTCCGTGCAATCTTATTCCTTAGTCGTATGATTAGTGGCGGATGGAAAAAACATGCACGAATGGAGCATGCGCGTTAA
- a CDS encoding bifunctional metallophosphatase/5'-nucleotidase, which produces MKKRAIILVIVAFQVFLCSHTKAYAGGDAFRLEDLAGKTVILHTNDTHGRVQLGKDNSVGLTTLAALKDACIAAGAEVLLFDAGDTFRGTTLATYNEGETIGKLMNALGYDAMVTGNHDYEYGTNRLVDLANKLNFPVLGSNVIDLTTNHLLFGEHVLIEKNGVTYGIFGLSTQATMTLNDARKVEHITIMSPVDSARMEVGYLKSAGADVIIALGHLGINDKSRLNSIDVLSKVDGIDLFIDGHSHSTLFECESVNPRKSTLLVSSDQYLNAIGVVVVDKNMKMKAYSLTQSMLDDLNVLTKESDDLEIDEKKAPYTKAVNEILQNAIKECSQGLSMRIGSNNVRMSAIPNDNISILAENTAVETSVTTMVGYQEKEQQLTRFRLIFSIKR; this is translated from the coding sequence GTGAAAAAAAGAGCCATAATATTAGTAATCGTAGCTTTTCAGGTATTTTTATGTTCTCATACGAAAGCATATGCTGGTGGGGATGCATTTCGTCTGGAAGATTTAGCGGGGAAAACGGTAATTTTGCATACGAATGATACTCATGGGAGAGTTCAGTTAGGGAAGGATAATAGTGTAGGGTTAACAACGTTAGCTGCTTTAAAGGATGCCTGTATTGCAGCAGGAGCAGAAGTTCTATTGTTTGATGCGGGGGATACCTTTCGTGGTACTACTCTAGCGACTTATAATGAAGGAGAGACGATTGGAAAGTTAATGAATGCTCTTGGTTATGATGCAATGGTGACTGGCAACCATGACTATGAGTATGGAACAAATCGTCTTGTAGATTTAGCAAACAAATTAAATTTTCCTGTTTTGGGTTCAAATGTGATTGACCTGACAACCAATCATTTATTATTTGGAGAACATGTTCTCATTGAGAAAAATGGTGTTACTTATGGAATTTTCGGACTTAGTACGCAAGCAACCATGACGCTCAATGATGCACGTAAGGTAGAACATATTACAATCATGAGCCCGGTTGATTCTGCACGTATGGAGGTTGGTTATTTAAAGAGCGCTGGAGCGGATGTAATTATTGCTCTTGGGCATCTTGGTATAAACGATAAGAGTCGCTTAAATAGTATCGATGTATTATCCAAGGTGGATGGTATTGACTTATTTATCGATGGACACAGTCATAGTACCCTCTTTGAATGTGAGAGTGTCAATCCTCGAAAGAGTACCTTACTTGTAAGTTCAGATCAGTATTTGAATGCTATTGGCGTTGTAGTTGTTGATAAGAATATGAAAATGAAGGCGTACAGTCTGACACAATCGATGCTAGATGACTTAAATGTTCTTACCAAAGAATCGGATGATTTAGAAATCGATGAGAAAAAGGCTCCTTATACGAAAGCAGTAAATGAGATATTACAAAATGCAATAAAGGAATGTAGTCAGGGACTTAGCATGAGAATCGGTTCGAACAATGTTCGGATGTCAGCAATTCCTAATGATAACATATCAATATTAGCAGAAAATACCGCAGTAGAGACGTCCGTTACCACAATGGTTGGTTATCAAGAAAAGGAGCAGCAGCTTACGAGATTTCGTTTGATATTTTCTATAAAGAGGTAG